From a region of the Candidatus Woesearchaeota archaeon genome:
- a CDS encoding V-type ATP synthase subunit K, whose protein sequence is MVAGSETGMIALGAGLAIGLSAIATAWAEKTIGAAAIGAMAEKEQLFGKGLILTVIPETIVIFGLVVAILIIGMAG, encoded by the coding sequence ATGGTAGCAGGAAGTGAAACCGGAATGATCGCCCTCGGCGCAGGGCTCGCAATTGGATTAAGTGCAATTGCAACTGCATGGGCAGAAAAGACTATCGGCGCAGCAGCCATTGGCGCGATGGCAGAAAAGGAACAGCTGTTTGGTAAAGGACTTATCCTGACGGTTATTCCCGAAACAATTGTCATTTTCGGGCTTGTCGTCGCTATCCTTATTATCGGCATGGCTGGATAA